A stretch of Myroides oncorhynchi DNA encodes these proteins:
- a CDS encoding relaxase/mobilization nuclease domain-containing protein, giving the protein MIAKAKTCIGGAALFNYVINPSKGYELARNNLSGETPKDMYQTMQILQNQNTRCKNNTISVVISPTIEDSRKMTNQDLENLVKDFLVGLKLDPKDAQYIAYLHTEKEHKHIHILINRIDENGKALKDNYIGFQAQSIAHEIALKYNWTSIRQENLNRKELLKTNQKQTAEIIKKAHYFVLKERPKNLDQYINMMLAHQIEVKPTVNKQGNIQGYRFIHLPTNTNLKASEVDRNLKLNELFENNIPKPNNDLFHTVLYKDQDKQICFENWNTNTVSLFSFLNAYGNYYEDYMPDITKKKKRKQTLNL; this is encoded by the coding sequence ATGATAGCTAAAGCAAAAACATGTATTGGAGGAGCAGCACTTTTTAATTATGTAATTAATCCAAGTAAAGGCTATGAACTTGCTAGAAATAATCTTTCGGGGGAAACTCCGAAAGATATGTATCAAACCATGCAGATTCTACAAAATCAAAACACTCGCTGTAAAAACAATACAATCTCCGTTGTTATATCCCCTACTATTGAAGATAGTAGAAAAATGACAAACCAAGATTTAGAAAATCTCGTAAAAGATTTTTTAGTTGGTTTAAAATTAGATCCCAAAGACGCGCAATACATCGCTTACTTACATACTGAAAAAGAGCACAAACACATTCACATTTTGATTAACCGTATTGATGAGAATGGAAAAGCACTAAAAGATAACTATATCGGATTTCAAGCACAGAGTATTGCTCACGAAATAGCCCTAAAATACAATTGGACTTCAATAAGACAAGAAAATCTAAATAGAAAAGAGCTTTTAAAAACTAATCAGAAACAGACAGCTGAAATAATAAAAAAGGCTCATTATTTTGTTTTAAAAGAGCGTCCTAAAAACTTAGATCAATACATCAATATGATGCTAGCACATCAAATAGAAGTAAAACCAACTGTAAACAAACAAGGTAATATTCAAGGATATAGATTTATTCATTTACCAACCAACACAAACCTAAAAGCAAGTGAGGTTGATCGGAATTTAAAACTGAATGAACTCTTTGAAAATAACATACCAAAACCAAATAATGATTTATTTCATACTGTATTATATAAAGACCAAGACAAACAAATCTGTTTTGAAAATTGGAATACAAATACAGTAAGTCTATTTAGTTTTTTAAACGCTTATGGAAATTACTATGAGGATTATATGCCTGATATAACTAAAAAGAAAAAACGAAAACAAACATTAAATCTTTAA
- a CDS encoding plasmid mobilization protein — MKREHKIEFRVTLTESLLIKNKAKKIGCSVSEYLRSTALGYSVSYKLTQDEIETYKLLNKFADNFRRIGNLFKLGDTTKVKESTIETANLIRAHLEKLK; from the coding sequence ATGAAAAGAGAACACAAGATAGAATTTAGAGTTACCCTTACTGAATCTCTGCTTATAAAAAACAAAGCAAAGAAAATTGGTTGTAGCGTTTCTGAATATTTACGAAGTACTGCCCTGGGGTATTCTGTAAGTTATAAACTAACTCAAGATGAAATTGAAACTTACAAACTACTAAACAAATTTGCTGACAACTTTAGAAGAATAGGTAACCTTTTTAAACTTGGAGATACCACGAAGGTAAAAGAATCCACCATTGAAACAGCAAACTTAATTAGAGCTCACCTTGAAAAACTAAAGTAA
- a CDS encoding toprim domain-containing protein has product MNIQEAKNISIISILDSLGIKPTKINDKQAWYHSPFRAENTPSFSVSITKNVFYDFGDSTYKGNVIDFVMLYYKCDVKEALKILANNSFSFHQQLFNSPVNTDEKDYEITAIKPLRNKYLIYYIKQRGLCIKTTQKYCKEIHYILKDKAYYAIGFQNELDGVELRNKYVQICLGSKYPTYINNNSSTVFLFEAFIDFLSFITLKPNLEYRFDYIILNSVNTLDITLIQSSNKFLYKTLDDSKTFESKYKTIVACFDNDTAGDKATEKLISAFPLITKDARVRYKDYKDVNDYLLSINRDKLT; this is encoded by the coding sequence ATGAATATTCAAGAAGCAAAAAACATATCGATTATTTCTATTTTAGATAGCCTTGGTATAAAACCAACTAAAATCAATGATAAACAAGCCTGGTACCACTCTCCTTTTAGAGCAGAAAATACCCCTTCGTTTAGTGTGAGTATAACTAAAAATGTATTCTATGACTTTGGCGATAGTACATATAAAGGAAATGTAATTGACTTTGTAATGCTATATTACAAATGTGATGTAAAAGAAGCTCTAAAGATCTTAGCAAACAATTCTTTTTCTTTTCACCAGCAACTTTTTAATTCACCGGTTAATACAGATGAGAAAGATTATGAGATTACAGCAATTAAACCTCTGAGAAATAAATATCTTATATATTACATCAAGCAAAGAGGCTTATGCATTAAAACAACTCAAAAGTACTGTAAGGAAATACATTATATTCTTAAAGATAAAGCTTATTATGCAATAGGTTTTCAAAATGAACTTGATGGGGTAGAACTCAGAAACAAATATGTTCAAATATGCTTAGGCTCCAAATATCCTACCTATATTAATAATAATTCATCTACCGTATTTTTATTTGAAGCCTTTATTGACTTTTTATCCTTTATAACTCTTAAACCTAATTTAGAATATAGGTTTGATTACATCATTTTAAACTCCGTTAATACTTTAGATATCACACTTATTCAATCCTCGAACAAGTTTTTATATAAAACCTTAGACGATTCTAAAACATTTGAATCTAAATATAAAACCATAGTTGCTTGTTTTGACAATGATACTGCTGGAGATAAAGCAACTGAGAAATTAATTTCAGCATTTCCATTAATTACAAAAGATGCAAGAGTTAGATATAAAGATTACAAGGATGTCAATGATTATTTACTGAGTATTAACCGCGATAAACTGACGTGA
- a CDS encoding primase-helicase family protein gives MNTTATEYIRIGTEYYAIRKKNVNGKEIIVERKLWKKSEIITDFGKDIIKELPKFFGYKCEPCHINYTHFIGDYFNSYSPILYHIDTESPLSIDSLKQQIPITSYFLHHIFGNQYLLAIDYFKILLFYPEQILPIIVLVSRNRETGKTTFLNWIKEIFDKNAVFIKANAFTEKFNSEMDSKLLLLIEEVKSENKDIVEAIKYISTAMYQSIEYKGQEKIEQRSFLKIIMTSNHEHNFLKIDKEETRFWVIKVPLIKNRTTEFYTKLIKEIPIFLNYLYRVPFSTENKTRMWFTPETLHTEALHKLKHDVDLQNKNLVLDILDIIFNEFDIDQIDTTPSDINALLNYYNRGHNITMREIQTTLENIALVRSTNSNNYERVKIEDNTLKRTIHKGKYYRISKEILLNQMTDDIKK, from the coding sequence ATGAATACAACTGCAACAGAATATATTCGAATAGGAACAGAGTACTATGCGATAAGAAAGAAGAACGTCAACGGTAAAGAAATCATTGTTGAACGTAAACTGTGGAAAAAGTCTGAAATCATCACTGACTTTGGAAAGGATATCATCAAAGAGTTACCCAAATTCTTTGGTTATAAATGTGAACCCTGTCACATTAATTACACTCATTTTATAGGAGATTACTTTAATTCCTACTCTCCTATTTTATATCACATTGACACAGAAAGCCCATTATCTATAGATTCCCTTAAACAGCAGATACCTATTACTAGTTATTTTCTGCATCACATCTTTGGAAATCAATACTTACTTGCAATAGATTATTTTAAAATTCTACTATTCTATCCAGAGCAAATATTGCCAATTATAGTACTTGTATCTAGGAATCGTGAAACAGGAAAAACCACATTTTTAAATTGGATAAAAGAAATCTTTGATAAAAATGCTGTATTTATAAAGGCTAATGCATTTACAGAAAAATTCAACAGTGAGATGGATAGTAAACTTCTCTTATTAATAGAAGAAGTAAAATCTGAGAACAAAGATATTGTTGAAGCAATTAAATACATTTCAACGGCTATGTATCAATCAATTGAATACAAAGGCCAAGAGAAAATTGAACAAAGATCATTTCTTAAGATTATCATGACAAGTAATCACGAACATAACTTTCTAAAGATAGATAAAGAAGAAACAAGGTTTTGGGTTATTAAAGTCCCTCTTATTAAAAACAGAACTACTGAGTTTTACACCAAACTCATTAAGGAAATTCCCATTTTTTTAAACTATCTCTATAGAGTTCCTTTCTCTACAGAAAACAAAACCCGGATGTGGTTTACTCCAGAGACTTTACACACAGAAGCTTTACATAAACTAAAACACGATGTAGATCTTCAAAACAAGAACCTAGTGCTTGATATACTTGATATTATATTCAATGAATTTGATATTGATCAAATAGATACCACTCCTTCGGATATTAATGCTCTGCTGAATTATTATAACAGAGGTCATAATATCACAATGAGAGAGATACAAACAACACTTGAAAACATAGCCTTAGTTCGATCAACTAACTCAAATAATTATGAACGAGTCAAAATAGAGGATAATACTTTAAAACGGACTATTCACAAGGGTAAATATTACAGGATTTCAAAAGAAATACTTTTAAATCAGATGACAGATGACATAAAAAAGTAA
- a CDS encoding helix-turn-helix transcriptional regulator: MTTLKIIQELNEIKLMITKGNQFQKEIFTIKDLMAYTGFSDSTIHKLTSKNLIPHHKPTNGTLFFDRLEIIEWIKQYRVFTDQEVLSQFSKQLKK, translated from the coding sequence ATGACAACGCTAAAAATCATTCAAGAGCTTAACGAGATCAAGCTAATGATTACTAAAGGTAATCAGTTTCAAAAAGAAATCTTCACTATTAAAGATTTGATGGCTTATACTGGCTTTTCAGACAGTACTATTCATAAGTTAACTTCTAAAAACTTAATTCCTCATCACAAACCCACAAACGGCACTTTATTCTTTGACCGCCTTGAGATAATTGAGTGGATTAAACAATATAGAGTCTTTACCGACCAAGAAGTTCTATCACAATTTTCAAAACAGTTAAAAAAATAA
- the mce gene encoding methylmalonyl-CoA epimerase, whose translation MRKIEHIGIAVKDLEASNSLFEKLFGAPAYKEEAVESEGVKTSFFMNGPNKIELLEATNPDSPIAMFIEKKGEGIHHIAFDVEDIEAEIKRLIAEGFTVLNETPKKGADNKLVAFLHPKSTNGVLIELCQEIK comes from the coding sequence ATGCGCAAAATAGAACACATCGGTATCGCTGTTAAAGACCTTGAGGCTTCTAACTCTTTATTCGAAAAATTATTCGGAGCCCCTGCTTATAAAGAAGAAGCCGTAGAAAGTGAAGGAGTAAAAACTTCTTTCTTCATGAATGGCCCTAATAAAATAGAACTTTTAGAAGCGACTAATCCTGATAGCCCAATAGCAATGTTCATCGAAAAGAAAGGTGAAGGTATTCATCATATCGCTTTTGATGTAGAAGACATCGAGGCTGAGATAAAAAGATTAATAGCCGAAGGATTCACTGTATTAAACGAAACTCCCAAAAAAGGTGCTGATAATAAATTAGTTGCCTTCTTACACCCTAAAAGCACAAATGGAGTACTAATAGAATTGTGTCAAGAAATTAAATAA
- the rbfA gene encoding 30S ribosome-binding factor RbfA — METNRQKKMGALLQKDIVDILQGEVRKNGITNLVISVSKVNITSDLSVARVYLSIFPIDKGKELLEGIKSNAPLIKHELSQRVKHQMRKVPDLMFYVDDSLEYIDQIDQALKREENPILNRDLLEKRKKK; from the coding sequence ATGGAAACTAATAGACAAAAGAAGATGGGAGCCCTATTGCAAAAAGATATCGTAGATATCTTGCAAGGAGAGGTGCGCAAGAACGGGATAACTAACCTAGTTATTTCGGTTTCTAAAGTGAATATTACTAGTGATTTATCAGTAGCAAGAGTGTACTTAAGTATATTCCCTATTGATAAAGGGAAAGAACTACTAGAAGGTATTAAATCAAATGCTCCACTTATTAAACACGAATTATCACAACGAGTAAAACACCAAATGAGAAAGGTGCCAGACTTGATGTTTTATGTGGATGACAGTTTAGAGTATATCGACCAAATCGACCAAGCACTTAAACGAGAGGAGAACCCAATCCTTAATCGTGATTTATTAGAAAAGAGAAAGAAAAAATAG
- a CDS encoding ABC transporter permease, producing the protein MKFSLYIAKRYAFSKSKSKAINVITAIASVGIVVSAMAMFIVLSVFSGLKSYSLSFVDDLDPDLKVFTPVGKSFVVEDKQILDLEESGLFVGVAKVVEDRLLFTFKDKQAVSIIKGVDSDFTNVTDFDEKIEYGTWLEPDTDEAVVGVGMSYLLSMGLFDTENAFEAVALKPGKGTIENPEEAFLKKHLWPTGVYVLSNDDLDNKYVFVDIDNARELLSIPFNEVTNIELALAEGVSEAKAVQKINDVLGDQYIIKNKTQLNDGLYRMLNMENLVVYLIFVLVVIMALFTLVGAMIMIILEKQPNIKTLNQIGVPVSDLRKIFLFQGMIICVVGSLIGLILGVAFVSLQVAFGFISIREGLAYPVSFNWVNIFVVFSSIVVLGLLASLISSSRVNTNYLKL; encoded by the coding sequence TTGAAGTTTTCCCTATACATAGCCAAACGTTATGCCTTTAGTAAAAGTAAAAGTAAGGCAATTAACGTCATTACAGCAATAGCCTCTGTGGGTATTGTAGTTAGTGCTATGGCTATGTTTATTGTTTTGTCAGTATTTAGTGGATTGAAATCATATAGCCTTTCATTTGTTGATGATTTAGATCCTGACTTGAAGGTTTTTACTCCTGTAGGTAAAAGTTTTGTTGTGGAAGACAAACAAATTTTAGATCTAGAAGAATCAGGTCTTTTTGTTGGTGTTGCTAAGGTTGTAGAAGATAGACTGTTATTCACATTTAAGGATAAGCAAGCTGTATCTATAATAAAAGGAGTGGATTCTGATTTTACGAATGTTACAGATTTTGATGAAAAAATAGAATACGGAACTTGGTTAGAACCAGATACTGATGAAGCTGTTGTAGGTGTAGGGATGTCGTATTTATTATCTATGGGACTTTTTGATACTGAAAATGCTTTTGAAGCAGTAGCATTAAAACCAGGTAAAGGAACTATCGAGAATCCTGAAGAAGCTTTTCTAAAAAAGCATTTGTGGCCTACAGGTGTTTATGTGCTAAGTAATGATGATTTAGATAACAAATATGTATTTGTTGACATTGATAATGCAAGAGAGCTATTGAGTATCCCTTTTAATGAGGTAACAAATATTGAATTAGCATTGGCAGAAGGAGTTTCAGAGGCTAAGGCAGTTCAAAAAATAAACGATGTCTTAGGAGATCAATACATTATTAAGAATAAAACACAATTAAATGATGGGCTTTATCGTATGCTTAATATGGAGAACCTAGTTGTCTATTTAATATTTGTGTTAGTAGTTATTATGGCGTTATTCACTTTAGTAGGAGCAATGATTATGATTATCCTTGAAAAACAGCCAAATATTAAAACGCTGAATCAAATCGGCGTTCCTGTAAGTGATCTTCGCAAGATATTCTTATTTCAAGGAATGATTATCTGTGTAGTAGGGAGTCTTATAGGGTTAATTCTGGGAGTGGCTTTTGTCTCATTACAAGTTGCTTTTGGATTTATTTCTATTCGCGAAGGTTTAGCCTATCCAGTATCTTTTAACTGGGTAAATATTTTCGTAGTATTTAGTTCTATAGTTGTTTTGGGGCTATTAGCGTCTCTTATATCTTCTTCTAGGGTAAATACTAATTATTTAAAATTATAA
- a CDS encoding tetratricopeptide repeat protein, with the protein MKQFNQEYLSYVSEYANDGKSITEHAEEFINKNDYNNPHQWYRAHAVCMLAEQVGKNNEIIKALYNQLNEDSNCMHSSMSLNDQDYEAWFTDVKALNEIFIERGYAAAYAYQYELFINSRYGYRDEERAAKFLSIGLALGDDLCKCYTGYAMYYGTNGYEKNEEEAIALIESASHGKRANIANLFLLNIEFRRCESAEEGKNVLAKYDDLINNQKRGLYILADYYLREDDNEKAEAALKDGVANNSAYSKYLLGMMACNGRFEGLGYTEDQGRELLADAYDYGIAHAGYVLGYSYFYPRTEGVESNYNKGIEMFDNAISYYSNEATLELAIIYLYNTDYKDIAEGISLLDRGIEYGYDRAMSEKGFVLLDSEEVERNVVEAKSLLEQAMALGNDYAPYRLGLGYQNAEFEEESDYEKALYLFELAAERNNASGVEVAGRYYRFGYAGEPNLEKAIMYYEKGIEYFNSNYCKVEMAMLLERGEGVEQDVPAAVTLYEEALNDGYIYAAIRLGMIYEDGTLGEADYDKARSYIEIAAEQDMSEGVYNLARFYKYGVGGDVNLQKSFALFTKALELGFIDANVDIALFYEEGIDGGEPDYEKAFEYMMQGAEAGFNYAQYKIGVYYSYGYLAETDVVQGKEWFEKSVENGSPLGMLSLGDYYLYGYGEEKEYDKAFEYYMMAEERNYVSEGLGICYQFGLGVETDDVKAFHYYKLAADRQYDSAIFRLGLCYFYGNGTERDLVEAFFYLKQVADRGNMEAVGYVGAMLVKGEGTEKDAEYGVSYLLQAAEAGLDMAQYELANCYLKGEGVPQSDESAMQWYQQAAENGNEDAQKIVGGPRKRRR; encoded by the coding sequence ATGAAACAATTCAATCAAGAATATTTAAGTTATGTAAGTGAGTATGCTAATGATGGTAAGTCTATTACAGAGCATGCAGAAGAGTTTATAAATAAAAATGACTACAATAATCCTCACCAATGGTATAGGGCGCATGCTGTATGTATGTTAGCTGAGCAGGTAGGAAAGAATAATGAAATCATAAAGGCATTATATAATCAACTTAATGAAGATTCTAACTGTATGCACAGTAGTATGAGCTTAAATGATCAAGACTATGAGGCATGGTTTACAGATGTGAAGGCATTGAATGAAATCTTTATTGAACGTGGATATGCAGCAGCATACGCTTATCAGTATGAGTTGTTTATCAATTCAAGATATGGATATAGAGATGAGGAAAGAGCTGCTAAATTCTTAAGTATAGGGCTGGCACTAGGAGATGATTTATGTAAATGCTATACAGGATATGCAATGTACTATGGTACTAATGGATATGAGAAAAACGAAGAAGAAGCTATAGCATTAATAGAATCAGCATCACATGGTAAGAGAGCTAATATCGCTAATTTATTCTTACTTAATATAGAGTTTAGAAGATGTGAGTCAGCAGAAGAAGGAAAGAATGTGTTAGCGAAGTATGACGATCTGATTAATAACCAAAAACGTGGTTTATATATATTAGCAGATTACTATTTAAGAGAGGATGATAATGAGAAAGCAGAAGCTGCATTAAAAGATGGTGTCGCTAATAATAGTGCATATAGTAAATATCTACTAGGAATGATGGCGTGTAATGGTCGTTTTGAAGGACTAGGATATACGGAAGACCAAGGTAGAGAATTACTTGCTGACGCTTATGATTATGGTATAGCACATGCTGGATATGTATTAGGATATTCTTATTTCTATCCACGTACTGAAGGGGTAGAGTCTAATTACAACAAGGGTATTGAAATGTTTGATAACGCAATTTCATATTACTCGAATGAAGCTACTTTAGAGCTTGCTATTATTTATTTATATAATACAGATTATAAAGATATCGCTGAGGGAATAAGTTTATTAGACAGGGGTATAGAGTATGGATATGATAGAGCGATGTCTGAGAAAGGTTTTGTTTTATTAGATTCTGAAGAGGTAGAGCGAAATGTAGTAGAGGCTAAGTCTTTATTAGAGCAAGCAATGGCGCTGGGTAATGATTATGCTCCTTATCGATTAGGATTAGGATATCAAAATGCAGAGTTCGAAGAAGAGTCTGATTATGAGAAAGCGTTGTATTTATTTGAACTTGCAGCTGAGCGTAATAATGCTTCAGGTGTCGAGGTTGCAGGACGTTACTATCGTTTTGGGTATGCAGGAGAACCTAATTTAGAAAAAGCAATAATGTATTACGAGAAAGGTATCGAATACTTTAACTCTAACTACTGTAAAGTAGAGATGGCGATGTTATTAGAACGCGGTGAAGGTGTAGAGCAAGATGTACCTGCTGCAGTGACTCTATATGAAGAGGCTTTAAACGATGGGTATATTTATGCGGCTATTCGCTTAGGAATGATCTATGAGGATGGTACATTAGGAGAAGCAGATTATGATAAAGCTAGATCTTATATCGAGATAGCAGCAGAACAAGATATGTCTGAAGGAGTATATAACTTAGCTCGTTTTTATAAATATGGAGTGGGTGGAGATGTAAACTTACAGAAGTCATTTGCATTGTTTACTAAAGCGCTTGAACTAGGTTTCATAGATGCTAATGTGGATATTGCTTTGTTTTATGAAGAAGGAATAGATGGTGGAGAACCAGATTATGAAAAAGCATTTGAATATATGATGCAAGGTGCTGAAGCTGGATTTAACTATGCTCAGTATAAAATAGGGGTATATTATTCTTATGGATACTTAGCCGAAACAGATGTGGTACAAGGAAAAGAATGGTTTGAGAAATCTGTAGAAAATGGCTCTCCTTTAGGGATGCTTTCTCTTGGTGACTACTATTTATATGGATATGGAGAAGAAAAAGAGTATGATAAGGCATTCGAATATTATATGATGGCAGAAGAGAGGAATTACGTATCTGAGGGATTAGGTATCTGTTACCAGTTCGGATTAGGGGTAGAGACAGATGATGTTAAAGCATTTCATTATTATAAACTAGCAGCAGATAGACAGTATGATTCAGCTATATTCCGCTTAGGATTATGTTATTTCTATGGCAATGGTACGGAAAGAGATTTAGTAGAGGCTTTCTTCTATTTAAAACAAGTAGCAGATAGAGGAAATATGGAGGCTGTAGGATATGTAGGGGCGATGTTAGTAAAAGGAGAAGGTACTGAGAAGGATGCCGAGTATGGAGTAAGTTATTTATTGCAAGCAGCTGAAGCAGGTTTAGATATGGCTCAATACGAATTAGCAAACTGCTATTTAAAAGGAGAAGGAGTTCCTCAAAGTGATGAATCAGCAATGCAATGGTATCAACAGGCAGCTGAAAATGGAAATGAGGATGCACAGAAGATCGTAGGAGGTCCTCGTAAAAGAAGAAGATAA
- a CDS encoding HSP90 family protein: protein MENQKQYQFQVNMKGMIELLSEHIYSSPTVFVRELLQNGMDAVTVRKGIDESFKGKIDITFEGERLIFKDNGVGLTQDDVHQFLSVIGQSSKRGELADKDLIGKFGIGLLSCLVVSEAIVVESRSLYKDESVRWTGRADGTYDVEIIPLLDEVGTKVILDAKKAWRSLFKRDEVKQNVLFYGSALPIEVNLIENGVVEQCLDGNPVWLDTNSSKEELLAYGKDVFKTKFLDAFRLYSEAGEIQGVAYIIPNKVNTTATKEHKIFLKKMYLCDQATNLLPEWTSFVRCIFNSNGLQPTASRESLMNNTVLQEAKKELSECFKDYLKTLSITNPEVLEQIISIHHMFIKALAASDNEIMTMFEDYLPFETNHGMMAFGEIKSSYKNIYYTPSLDDYRQIRRIAGSQNKLVINAAYSYETDLIEKLKRSHTELSLERIAPNDILEEFEDAIDDSQRIDSFIEKANKILKRNFCRAEVKRFEPKDTTAIYIANEDALTSKNIQSLSQTANPFASTLQHFKKKEEVMPTLCFNQQSELVEKVMLIDDEELFEALINVVYVQALMLGGYTINKKEMDIFNDALYQFMILGMSNFLPKF from the coding sequence ATGGAAAATCAGAAACAATACCAGTTTCAAGTTAATATGAAGGGAATGATAGAGTTGTTGTCAGAGCATATTTATAGCTCACCAACAGTATTCGTCAGAGAACTTCTACAAAATGGAATGGATGCAGTAACGGTTCGCAAAGGAATCGACGAAAGCTTCAAAGGAAAAATAGATATTACATTTGAAGGAGAACGCCTTATCTTTAAAGATAATGGCGTGGGTCTTACTCAAGATGATGTACATCAGTTTTTATCTGTGATCGGGCAGAGTTCTAAACGCGGAGAATTAGCAGATAAAGATTTGATCGGTAAGTTCGGTATAGGCTTACTATCTTGTCTAGTGGTGAGTGAAGCAATCGTAGTGGAATCTAGATCACTGTATAAAGATGAATCTGTAAGATGGACAGGTAGAGCCGATGGTACGTATGATGTAGAGATCATACCGCTATTAGATGAGGTGGGCACTAAAGTGATTTTAGATGCTAAGAAGGCTTGGCGCAGTTTGTTTAAGCGTGATGAAGTAAAGCAAAATGTATTATTCTATGGAAGTGCATTACCAATCGAAGTCAACTTAATAGAGAACGGAGTGGTAGAGCAATGCTTAGATGGCAATCCCGTTTGGTTAGATACTAATAGTTCTAAAGAAGAGTTATTGGCGTATGGTAAGGATGTGTTTAAGACTAAGTTCTTAGACGCATTTAGACTTTATTCTGAAGCAGGTGAGATACAAGGGGTAGCTTATATTATTCCTAATAAAGTGAATACTACAGCTACTAAGGAGCACAAGATATTCCTGAAGAAGATGTATTTATGTGATCAGGCGACTAATCTATTGCCTGAGTGGACTTCTTTTGTGCGTTGTATATTTAATTCGAATGGATTACAGCCTACTGCTTCTCGCGAATCACTTATGAACAATACTGTTCTTCAGGAAGCGAAGAAAGAGCTAAGTGAATGTTTTAAAGACTACTTAAAGACATTGTCTATTACTAATCCAGAAGTGTTAGAGCAGATTATCAGTATTCACCATATGTTTATTAAAGCATTAGCTGCTTCTGATAATGAGATTATGACAATGTTCGAAGACTATTTGCCATTTGAGACCAATCATGGTATGATGGCATTCGGAGAGATTAAGAGTTCATATAAGAATATATATTATACACCATCTTTAGATGATTATAGACAGATACGCCGTATCGCAGGTTCTCAGAATAAGCTAGTGATTAACGCTGCTTATAGCTATGAGACAGATTTAATTGAGAAGTTAAAGCGATCTCATACAGAGTTGAGTTTAGAGCGCATTGCTCCTAATGATATCTTAGAAGAGTTTGAAGATGCGATAGATGATAGTCAACGTATCGATAGCTTTATAGAGAAGGCTAATAAAATACTGAAGAGAAACTTCTGTAGAGCTGAGGTGAAGAGGTTCGAACCTAAGGATACTACAGCTATTTATATAGCGAATGAGGATGCTTTGACTTCTAAGAATATTCAGAGTTTATCACAGACAGCTAATCCATTCGCGAGTACATTACAACACTTTAAAAAGAAAGAGGAAGTAATGCCTACACTGTGTTTTAATCAACAGAGTGAGTTAGTAGAGAAGGTGATGCTGATAGATGATGAAGAGTTGTTTGAGGCTTTGATTAATGTTGTGTATGTACAGGCGCTAATGTTAGGTGGATATACAATCAATAAGAAAGAAATGGATATTTTTAATGATGCACTATATCAGTTTATGATATTAGGGATGTCTAATTTCTTACCTAAGTTTTAA